The genomic interval ttgttttttaaattgacGTTATAAGATAAAAATTCTAATCACAATGTAACATATGTCTCTGTAAAAGtatactgtaaatctgtaatGTAAACTCAATGTGAACTTATAATTAAAATTCATATCATACGGTTAGCCAAGTCATGTTTAACATGTGCAGATATCAGACACCCACATTCAGACCTGCCAGATTCAGCTGAGTATGTTTCAGACCTGCCAGACTCAGCAGAGTATGTTTTAGGCCTTCCAGGGCAGAGTTCTTGCTCCAGATCCTCCCATTTGCTGCATGAGTTGTTTTCTCACCATATGACTCACTGCTCTCCAGCTCACATTCCCTTCTCATTCATGAGAAAAAATGAATTCATTGAGGTTAGTGTTATATCCAAACGCAATAGTTGAATGAATTTGTGAGTAGGCGCTGTGTTAATGGAATGCcttgattaaaaaacaaatttgccTGTTTTTATGGTTACTGTAATTGTGGTTGATGTAATATGACCTAAACTCATTGATCTGTATTAAATGAGAAAAGATTCTTATTTACTCATTTAACAGTTTTTTTCAGAGGGTAGTAGAATCGCATTTTTGTGTGCAGTAGCAATGAACATCTTTCTGTCAAtctcacatttaaataattttacagcTTCCTCTATATAAATAAGGACAACTCTTCTCACTTTAAAttcagtggtagcttagtggtaggagcagtggtagctcaaggGTATGGTATGAAATGCATACCTTTTTCCACATTCCTGTTAGTTGATATTAGCGGAAACTAGCTGTCTATTGTAGGTCTTTGCTAGGTTGGGAAGTCTGAACAGAGAAACGTgctgtaatattaatattattttctgcCCGCTTTCAGTCCAAATAATGTTGTTACATATGTATGTTAGAAGCAGTATAGAGTCAGACAAAAGTCACTGCACTTTGACTAAAGATTTACAAGAAGCAAGAATATTTCCTAATAAATAATATGTCTCTAAGGATTGTGATAAAAGACATGagttaaaaagattttttaaaagctgtcTTTAACTCAACAGAGCACTTAATTGTGCTTCTAacattgtttttgctgttagAAAAAACCTACCAACTCCTTCTCAAACAAAATTAACACAATTATTTTCCCAAATGTATTCAGAACATGACAGGTAACAGGGAACACCTGTTCACAGTGTACAGGCTCAGGTCAGCGACAGAAACTGCACCTATCACAAAGTCAAACACCGTTTACTAAGATGtcaaacaaatgtacatttcatgAAAAACAAGTTATgaagaataaataatttcaaacaaaaaattattttgaaatatagaTAATCTGAGTTTATAATACATAAGCAAatttaagaatgttttaaattattttcacctacatatatttattagtgCTAGATTTAAACAATCCATTTGCATTTACAGGAAGCAGTCTCAATATGATCCCATCattccaaaaaaagaaagaagcagtgATAGATCTTTGCTAATTCATGAAATCTCTGTCTCAGATTATCTAAAGATTAAAgattatcaaaaataatttctgagaGCACTGAGGATGCATGGGTAAGACTAACAGACCCTGCATATGTGAAAAATTgcttatatttaatatatacaattaaaaaaatgtaactgtttctCATAATTAGACATGTAGCAGTAGAACTAAAGAACTGCGGATACAAAAGCCTGCGTCAACAGTTGCTTTTAAGTATTTATTGCTTTCTGTATGGAATTCACAAAAACAGGCATTTAGATTTGGCACTTAGAATAAAAAGTAAGTGTACACTTGACACACCTGTTGAATCAGCAGGGGTGAATCTTATGTGATAAAATTCagatgaaaaatataaaaataacctaTTTGTCCAGTGGAAGAGCAGAGCACAACTTCCACAGAACGTTCCCTGATGTTCATTTGCAGCGGTCACTAGGCAGGTGCTTGTTCTCCTCATTGTAGTCAGATGCAGCAAAGCACTCAGCAGCCTTCTGGTCACACTCGCAGATAAACATCTCACATTCCTTATTGCTGCctgagatacagagagagggagcaaaattaaataacaaaatgtaaaagttttttaaaaataaataaataaaattactaataaaaagtaaaacaattattaaataataaataataaaaaaatgtgacctacttcttttttaaaacaatactcgctgcataaatgaaaaaaatcttttttgttattgACAAAATTCGCAACAAATTCCAtatagaaaataatataaattatcACCACTCACTCTTGCAGGTGATTGTCTTGGTAGCTTTGTCACACTGATAGGAATAAATCTCAGTGTAAGGGTTGTCCAAGATTGGCCAACATGCATCATGTTGCATTGCATCACTGTAGCACCTGTCATGAACTTCACAGCACCTGTAGGTATGGGAGACATTTGTGCTCTTCAGTAATACCTATTAGCAACAAGCTACCGTTAGGTTTAATAACAGTACCATGCATATTTAATTGAAAAAATGGACAAGAATATGGAACAGGATCAGCTGTATGATTTTATATCTTTTAAGATAAATGCCTCATGCAAATTTCATTGCAAAATGTTCTACACTGAATACATTCATCATCCCATGTTGAAACAATATCTTGTTACAACTGCTTGTTGTGGAGCAAATCCAACGCACAAACAAGCATTCAGTTAAGGAGAGCCTCTGAAAACCAGTTTCTATACCATTGTCTCCCACCTGTCCAGCTCGTCGACGGGGGTGCCAGAGCCTCCCTTGCCACAGTAACAGCCATAGTCAGCGTAGTCCAGGGCTGGCCAGCTGTCAGGCTTTACACAGATGATCATACTCCTAAACTGCCACAGGGCCCTGTAGTCAAGCGCCTgagctaaaccacacacacaaacacaaaaaaaggatgATTAGTTGTTGGTAAATTATGGTAACCTGTTATGAATATGGATCAAATAGTGACATAATTCGGAGGACAAGCAATAACAGTTAAATAATGCAATTGCTTAATCTTATAAGTCATAGGGAAAAAATGCTGCCCATTCCGTTCAGTGTATCATTAATAAGTCATGACTTGTAGGAGCAGGatacaaaaaagaaactatACAATGCAGAACTCCTAGCGGGTGCTTACCAACAGTGAGACCAATGGCCAAGAGCAGCACAAAGTGGAGGGTCTTCATGGTGTCGGGTGGAATGGTCAACTCAGACTCATCTCTCAGCTGGTACACCTTATGTAGTCACGTCACAACCTTGAATTGTTTCATTTGCATAGATAATAAAATGTAAGACTGCAGGTCACATGTGGATTTGTGCTGGAAACTCTCACGCCATGACAGGCCTTGACTTATCTCATGACATTTCATCTTTTCTGTTCTGAAAGAACAGTTTTCTGGACAAATGATACCTAGAAGTGGTCTAATCTTCATCTAAGATAAAAGGataattaaaatttgttttatggttttatCTAACTCTTTTTACCTTGTCAAATCGTTTACAtgttcaaatatataaaatgtgttttttactTGTTTCATTACAAATTTTCAATTGGATTGAGACCATTCTAAAATGCAGAATATCTTTTGTTGAAGACACTCTGTTGTTGAGTTTTAGTTAACAGGTTCTGACAATACACATTATGACTATCAGAATGTCCTGATATAACTTGGAATGTATCCAAACATAACACcatatatataaagcaaaaatCCAAATTTCATGTATGTGTACAAACAACACCATTTCAGTAATGCTGTGGAACCTCACATGAATAAGAGGAGTGAAAATAAGCCAAAAGACATGCAGTGTAAGAGCCCAGGGAGGGAAAAATTCCATCCAATCAGTTCTAAACATTTACATGTCTGCCTGTCATATCCACTggtattttgaaaatatgtggGCACTTAGGGTTCCAAAATCATTAGCTTTCCAATGCCACTCTGACCTTTTCGACTTACAAAAAAAGTGGCGAAAAAGTATATAGATTCTAAAAAATAGACCAATGCTTTATTGACTTAAAACCcagatgcttgcctacaaagtcaaaaatggaccTAACCCCTCTCTTGCTGGAAATTCTAGTCCCACACACTGACATATACTGATGACCCACCTACTCAAAAAGCCCCTAAGCACTTTGATTAATGACTAATCCTGCTCATACTCATTtacacatgcctgcacacacacacacacacacacacacacacacacacgtacacacacacacacacacacacacacacacacacacacatatatatatatacacacacacacacacacatacacatatatatatatatatatatatatatatatatatatatacacatgcacaaatacatagatatacacgtgtgtatataagcacacacatatataaacataaaaaggtcttgttttttgtgtattttcctTGTAGTTATTTTCTTTGGTAAGGTTCTAGTTTAAAGGCATCTTTAGACTCCAGCCGAATGTATTAACATAAGGGTTATTTCCATGGTGACAACAAAGCAAATGGCTTACAAGAGGTTTCTCTTGCATTCAGGAGTGTAGATTAAATTTCAGGAGTAAAATTCATAATATTGCATAAAGTATCTGACCTTCTATGGCAACTGAGAGCATTGAAAgagaaatatacaaaataaataaaggatgttgaattaaaattaatataaagtaTTTGACTTTAAATGCCAgcctgagaaagaaaaaaatgcctTACAATGacatacaattattttaatgaggATGATATTGACAACCTATCatgcaatattttaaatataatgagTGAAGGCTACATATAGCTATGTGTAAAAACTTCATGAGGGAAGGACTAGAATTTGGAAAAAGGCTTGTTTTCCTGACAGGTTACAGCCTCAGATATCTGAATTTCTAACTGTCATTCATTCCTTCACTGGTGCAGTTTATCCACACTCAGATGGAGAATTCCAACATGATAATGCATCGTATTACAAAACCATGTCAGTTCCACGGCATGTGTATTGGACATGTCAATTGCATGTATTTGGTGAGGTGTCCAGGACACACGAGTCTGCATAATGTCTTAATCCCTAGATAGCATCACCAATGGATCTATGATATAAATTTGTGAAATGTGGAATTTCATGAAATTAATTGACTCCTAAAACTACTTTTAGATCTTCATATTTGTAGAGCAATCAACAATGAAACACCTATGAGGATTATTACAAAGTGATTTAACTGTGCTTCCCAAATAAATCTACAAGTTATGATTGTTGAATTATAGAGAGCAAAAAGTATAACCtgaaaaacccaaacacaaaaCCATGACATACAATTTACTTTTTAGAGTTTATTGCTTATTGTGTAGAATTTTCATCAAGGATTAGAATTTTCATAAGAAGCAGTGGGGGCAGGTAAATTAAGTACTAGACATCAAAGTCTGCATTTCAATAGTACTTGAAATACATGCTGAAACAGTAGGAGTTGATTTACTATGATAAAATTGATGGTTAGTATGTCTGTCACCACTGAGTAGGGACTTAGGTTTGGTGTAAAATCTCTGTGGAATTTAGTTTAGAATTTAGTTGCAGTATTCATTTGGCAAATGATTGTGCTCCTTATTATATGTATTCACAGCAAAGCACTCAGCAATTGTCTTGTCACACTCACAGACGAACATCCCGCACTCACTGTTACCTTGGAcgaagaaaaacacatttgcaataattacattttaaataattatccTACCCACTTAccattctttttattttctagtttaaatttcagtattttttttaagtatatgTTTGTTGAGATTTTACAAATATTGCAGATTATCACTTACTTTGGCAGGTGACTGTTTTATTGGCCTTGTCACATATATAGGAATAGGATTTTAGGTAAGGGTTGCAGTTTGGGAGCATCTTGGCTGCTTTGTAGCAATAGTCATGAACCTGACAGCATCTGCAGGAATCATCGACAGCAAAACCCATTAACAGCAAGCTACCAATCAGAAGTGTTATTACTAGTACCAGAAAAACTAAAtagtttgtaaaataaataaatgctaagGGGAGAAGAAATAGGTTTTAGCTGTATGGCATTCAGTTAAAGAAAAGTCTCTGTAAAGGTAGAAAATGAGACCTTTCCTATACTGCTATGTCTCACCTGTCCAGGTCGTCTACAGGGGTGCCGTAGCCTCCAAAGCCACAGTAGCAGCCGTAGTCAGAGTAATCCAAGATTGGCCTGCTATCAGGGTTTGCACAGATGATCATGTCCCTTAGTTCCCACAGAGCCCTGTTGTCATGGACTTGAGCttattcccacacacacacacacacacacacacacacacacacacacgaaacagGTAACTTCGTAAATTAAGACAACCTCATTTTCTACAATTTGAAACAAAACTCAACTCAATGCAGTGGACAGTGTATAGTGCATAGGGTAAGCTGGATAAGTAAAAATTGCAGTCCCTTGTTAACAGAAATAGGAAAAAATACATGGTTTTAAATTCATTAGCTCATCAACAAGCCATTCAGTCACTTTTGTGATCAACAGACGGCAAAACTATATGCAAAAAACTAGGGCAAAAAAATCTAAGCAGCCTCTTACCAATAGTGAGACCAAAGACCAGCAGAAGCACAATGTGGAGAGACTTCATGGTGTCTAGAGAAATGGTTCAGAGTTGAGGAAGCAGatttagtattaaaataaaaaataagcataCACTTGAAGTATCTATTGAGACAGTAAAAGTGTGTTCTCTTCTCATCACTCAGATGACTCTCCTTATATTAGTTACACAAAGccttgaaatgtttattttggagGTATATTAAAGAGCACTAGAGTGCACACGTGGATTCAGGATTGAAACTCTCACCCCAGCCCACCCCTTTCAGTCTTTACCTTATCTCATCTCATGACAGCCCATCCTCCTGGGGAAAAATAAGGTTGTGAACCCCTTCTAAATAGCTACAttctgcatgtgtgcctgtCCTGCTTGAATGGCCTACTCACATCATGTCCTTTCAAGGCCTGTATATTTACTATTTCAGGAATACTTGTAGGGATTTTGAACTTTTAAAGTTTGGTTCATTCCTGGTACTGGCAGATGTGACTTGTTCTTATGGTCCTTCTGCAGAGAGTTGAGGATGAGACTGGACCAGTGGAGAATTTTTGTACTTGGCATCTTTCTGGCATGAGCTGTGGCCTCACAACAGCTCAATAAACCAGAAATTCAAGAGAAACTTTAGTTTCTTCTGCAATATTTACTAATAAAATACCAGTAACAAATTGACCAAAATTagtaaaatgtataaagataAGTTTCTTTAACAATGTAAAAGATTCTAGTGAGGGTAACTCTTCTTTATTTGCCTGTAGGTCAGCAAAAGAAATGTGCAGAGTGACACATAATGGGATACCCTGGAGGAAGTGGAAAGTGCATGCTATTAAATTATATCTTGGCTCGCTAGTCTTTTCTCAAAAGTCATATAGTCTCATAGGGGAACCGTGTGATGAATGATGTCGATGTTCCAACAGAGGGCAGCGTTTCCCCTGCGTCTTACATTTTAACCCAGTGAAGACTAGAAGTCTTAGGATGGTTGGAAAACTGATGACAGCACGGTTTGGTGTTTTTCCTGCTGTATCAAACCAAAGAAACCTAGAAGTGAAGTGCTGAGATTAATCAGACGCATTTGAGCAGAAAGGCACAGGAAAGTCAACTCAAACTCAGAATGAAATACATTCATGAAATAAAGTTGAAAATGATCATGTTTATCATCTGTTCAAGCTAAAGAGTACAAGGATAAAGAAGTTACATGTTGTGATGTAACTACGATAGCATTAGCTGAGGTGAAAAGAtgcatttatctgtttatttcaaGTCACAGACAACCTACTCTAGATTTCTCTGGTCTGTACCTTGGTTTAATATAGTAATAGTGAGCTGTTCAGTCACCATTTCTTGCATGCCAGAGCCCTTGTTGGTATGTGCAACTTTTATTTGGGGGCAATTATTTGAATATTAGTCAAATTATAGGTTCCAAAAATTAAATTATCAAATTTCACTGAGATGCTTATCTATATAATGCAGTGCTGGAGTCAGTGCTATTTTGACAGGGTTATGGTTACGATACTTTCAGAGTAGGAATTCATATTGTCCTTGTGTAAACCTTTTAAATCTCTATTTCATCATAAACAAACCATAAGTGAAAACAAACCATAAGACCTGCTGTGATACAGGCAAGCTAACAAAAGTAAAATCTGTATGGAAAAATATCCAGGTTCATAGAGAAAGAGGCAAAGCCCTGCCCTGTGACTAGCTTTCAAAAGGTCACTGTGACCTTCTTAactcacaaaataaacaaagaaaacaaacaaacaaaaaacataaacggtactaaaaataaatgagtgcTTTATTGACAAGTGGTTTCTTTTACAATCAGGAGTGTATGTTaaaacttcataaataaaagtCCTAATAATGCACCAATTAATCTATTAGAAATTCTACCACAAATACTTAATTACCTATTACAAGAGAAACAtactaaaatacaaaataattcatGCTTTTTTACAGCATTATGGCAAAAGCTTGAAGCAGATTGTGAAAGTACACTGGCATgatgtatataatatacaatattacAATTAACACATTTAGTCCCATATTAACACAGTCACTATCCACACAGTGAAATTTAAGTTAACAATTTTCAGTTTACATTTCATACCTCTAAAGTTGGTCCATTCTGTCTAATGTAACAAAATGCACAAAGGcctatattaaatattttttaaaagtaagtGATTATACATATTACAAGCAACCTTCAGTAAAGCTTGGCTTCAACCAGCAGTTCATATATGCCCTCCATTTTAAACTTTCTGGAATATTTGGAACAAAATCTATTTGTACCACTTGGGTTTTGGCCCATTCATAACTTTCCACTTATTTACTTGTGTCATTTAAACAGCTTAGGCAAGGCAACCCTAAGCACTCATGGACATGCTTCAGTTATCAGACCCATTCTGTGTTTTGACCAATGTTGATGTTTTGTGAGCTGATATTTTCCAGAATCCGGAGCTATTCCTACTCTCCTGTCTAGTCTCCTCCACACAGTCATTTATGAATGTTACTGGCTCTTATGTTTTGcaatgttgttattattatttacattttattatcagttacatttatataccacctttctcaaactcaaggacagaAGTCAGCTTTTACAAGCtgaatgttattatttaatgtctttattCACTTGGTCACATCCAAGTGTTAAGCATTGGCATCCATTttgcacacacattaacaaaaaacaaaacaggatagAGGAGGATACCTACATTAGACACGTGTAGAAACTCCACTAGATGGGGAACTCCACATAGAAACAGCACACGCTTGAGAGTTTCTGAGCAGTGCTTGTGTCAGTCAAATTGGTTTGTACAGGAGGGTGGTGACGTACTTCTTC from Electrophorus electricus isolate fEleEle1 chromosome 17, fEleEle1.pri, whole genome shotgun sequence carries:
- the pla2g1b gene encoding phospholipase A2; its protein translation is MKSLHIVLLLVFGLTIAQVHDNRALWELRDMIICANPDSRPILDYSDYGCYCGFGGYGTPVDDLDRCCQVHDYCYKAAKMLPNCNPYLKSYSYICDKANKTVTCQSNSECGMFVCECDKTIAECFAVNTYNKEHNHLPNEYFEKVYQLRDESELTIPPDTMKTLHFVLLLAIGLTVAQALDYRALWQFRSMIICVKPDSWPALDYADYGCYCGKGGSGTPVDELDRCCEVHDRCYSDAMQHDACWPILDNPYTEIYSYQCDKATKTITCKSSNKECEMFICECDQKAAECFAASDYNEENKHLPSDRCK